Within Thermococcus celer Vu 13 = JCM 8558, the genomic segment ACATAACCCTCGTGGAGATAGACAAGGAAACGGAGAACGTCAAGATAACAATGGTGGGCGACGACCTCGACTACGACGAAATTGCGAGGACGATAGAGGAGTTCGGGGGCGTCGTTCACAGCATCGATATGGTAGCGGCCGGGAGGAGGATAGTCGAAGAGGGCGAGACGCCGCAGGACAAACTGGAGGAGTACTGAGTGAGGGAAGTTCTAATCATCACCGAGCCCGAGAGGGTTAAGGTTCTCTCGGAGGAGACCCGCTTTAGGATCCTCCAGCTGCTCAGGAACCGTCCCATGACCATCAACGAGCTCAGCAACTCCCTGGGAAGGGACAGAACAACGGTGTACCGACACGTGAAGATACTCGAGGAAGCCGGTCTCGTGGAAGAGCTCGAGGTTCAAGGAAACGAAAGGGTCTACACCAGAAGCGCGAGGCTCTTCCTCATAAAGGCCGACCCGGACGAGAGCATCGAGGAGTTCAGACAGGCCTACCTGCAGGTGGAGGCGGAGAAGCT encodes:
- a CDS encoding DUF211 domain-containing protein, whose product is MAKGIRLLVLDVLKPHQPMVTELALGLSELKGVDGVNITLVEIDKETENVKITMVGDDLDYDEIARTIEEFGGVVHSIDMVAAGRRIVEEGETPQDKLEEY
- a CDS encoding ArsR/SmtB family transcription factor; amino-acid sequence: MREVLIITEPERVKVLSEETRFRILQLLRNRPMTINELSNSLGRDRTTVYRHVKILEEAGLVEELEVQGNERVYTRSARLFLIKADPDESIEEFRQAYLQVEAEKLVGILEKAGFKVRDREALRRLAKEVLNDIEVGSQPVIKRISQAGVELTEIELFHLLNMLVFLQSCELCEKARKVRELIRF